The Leopardus geoffroyi isolate Oge1 chromosome C1, O.geoffroyi_Oge1_pat1.0, whole genome shotgun sequence sequence CTTTGAGGTCTGGCCAGACTCGGGTTTTGAGCCCAAAGAAGGCCCAGGCCTCCTGACTTGAGAGGATGAATTGGGGGAGGCAGGGTAAAGACTTCCTTCTCCGCCTTTTGGGGGAAACCGGCTCCGCTCTCTCGTCCTGGGAACTTGGTGGGCGGAGCAAGGATCCCCTCCCGAGAGTTCCTCAGGTGAGCCTGCCGCCACCACCGCCCTCCTTGGGGAGGCCTGGGATCTGGGCACACGTCTTAGGGCTCTGCTGCTCCCACCCCGGCTGTCCCCCAGGTTTCTGGCCAGTTCCTCATGACTCAGTGGCAGCTGAACCCCGAGGCAGGTGGACAGGTTCATTTTCCTGGAGCAGCACTCTGAGGCCCTGGTGCACACCCTTCCCACGCTCAGGATCGCCAGCCTGTGTGCAAATTCACAGAGATGGGAGTGTTTCTGCTTGCTTGCCGCCCAGGGAAGGCACTGGGGAGCAGGAGCTCAGGCAGACGCCGCCTTCCCAGGCTGCAGGGAGATGCTGGAGTCTCTGGGAAAGAGTGTTCCTGCCCCGAGGTCTGCTGGGTCCTCTCAAAGACAGAGCCCTCAcatccctctcccttctctctccccggTTCCATTGCCTCCACAAGCAGAACGAGCACTGGACGAGAAGGTAGGTGTGGGTTCCAGCACCGGCCGTGTCACCGTTTCTGGGTAAGTCGCTGTCCCTGGGTTTGTTCACCTGCAACATGGGAATGATGATCCAATCTGCTCTCCCGGTTATTTTGAGATGCAGTGAGATAGTGTTGGTGAAAGAGCTTTGGAAAATTTAGGCAACGTGACACAAGTGTaagatattattattaaacaACCCGAGTGCGTACTCACGGCTCCCAGCAGTCCCCGGCCTTTTAATATGCCTCCTCTTGGGAAGACCAAAGCCAGGGCTTCTTCACCTTTAATGTGGAAATGAATCACTCGGGATCTTATTACAAGGAgaattctgactcagtaggtccgAGGTGGGCTTCGATTCTGCATTTCCttgctcccaggtgatgccaatacTGCCGGTCTTGGGGACCACAGGTGAGCAGCAGGGACCAGAACCATCCCTCACggaaaaggagaatgaaatcTTCCGACAGTTGGTTGAGAAGAAACAGCTTAGAAAATATAGCGGAAGTATGGGTTGATTCAAACAGCTTGTGGTCAGAGATGGCCTGCTGTTCCCAAAGGATGAACTTTGGTCTTTGGAAAAACGGAGAgcaagaggcagggaggagagagagagactgtgagggtggggagagagagacaaagagacacagggagactcAGGGAGCCAAGGGgccctggacaagtcacttcctGGACCTCTCCGTGGAGCAGCCACCATTGGTCTTACTAAGAGAGTCTGTGCTGCCCATTCTTGAGCCCGCACTGTTGAGGATTTTGTCGATTTCACCAGGGATGTTCTGCTTCTCCTCATTCTCAGTCTCCCGATGGTAGAAGTAGTTAAAGTTGGAGACAATGACAGGCACAGGGAGGGCAATGGTGAGGACCCCAGCGATGGCGCACAGAGTGCCCACAATCTTTCCCCCGGGGGTGGTTGGGCACATGTCACCATAGCCCACAGTTGTCATGGTGACCACTGCCCACCAGAAGCCATCAGGAATGCTGGAGAAATGGGACTCTGGCTCATCCACCTCGGCAAAGTAGACCGCGCTGGAGAAAAGGATGACCCCGATGAAGAGGAAAAAGATGAGCAAGCCCAGCTCCCGCATGGAAGCCTTCAGCGTCTGGCCCAGGATCTGCAGCCCCTTGGAGTGCCTGGAGAGCTTGAAGATGCGGAAGACGCGCACCAGCCGGATGATCCTCAGGATGGCCAGGGACATGTTCTGCTGGGTGCTGGGCTCTGTCTCCTGGACCAGCTCCGTGATGAGGGTTGCAAAGTAGGGGATGATGGAGATGATATCGATGATGTTCATGATGTTCCTGAAGAAGTCGGTCTTGCTGGGGCAGACCACGAACCGGAGCACCAGTTCAAAGGTGAACCACACGATGCAGGTGGACTCTACCATGAAGAAAGGGTCGGTGAACATGGTGTGGGCGAGGATCGCCTTGCTCGCGTTGAGGCTGGGGTCTCTCACCACCTTCAGCTCCCTCTCCTCCCGGAACTCTGGCAACGTTTCCAGGCAGAAGATGGTGATGGAGATGACCACAACCAGCACAGAGACCACGGCCACCCCCCGGGCAGCGCTGGAGCTCTCAGGGTACTCGAAGAGAAGCCAGAACTGCCGGTGGAAGTCATCGGTGGGGAGCAGTGTTTCAGGGTCTTTGATGAAGCCTTCATCCTCCCGGAACTGGTCCATGGCCTCGTTACCCAGCTCATAGAAGGAGATCTCATCGGCAAAGACGTCGATGGGGACGTTGGCGGGGCGCCGGATTTTCCCACCTGATTGGTAATAATACAGGATGCCATCAAAACTGGGCCTGTTCCTGTCAAAGAAATACTCGTTTCTCATGGAGTCAAAGAACTGCATCCTTTTGTCCCGGTCTCCCAGGAGGGTGTCTGGGAACTGACTGAGGGTTCTGAGCTGGGTCTCGAACCTCAGCCCAGCAATGTTGATGATCACCCGTTGGTTTCCTTCGTTCAAGACCACTGGCTCAGGCCCTGGGGAATCGACATAGCCGCCTGCGAGCTTGGAGAAGGCCGTCTCATGGTTGGTGCTGTCACCGATGAGGATCCTCCAGTTGGAGAAGGGGCTGCTCCCTGGCCGGCCTTTTGGGCTGGTGGGGTCAAAGTCTGTGGCGTAGCCTGGCTCTTCCTGGATTTCGTCTGCGTTATCAAAATTGACCAGAGCAACCTCCATTTCTTTCCAGCCACACACATCCATCCTAGGGGAGTCAGGAAAGTAGCATGAAGACCCTCAGTGTTCCCTGCGTGCCGCGAGCTGTGGAGAGGAAGAAGGTCATTATGCAGGAAACAGGATCATGGCCTACCCATGGGTTAGTAATGACATTTTTAGCCTGGGAAGGAACCTCGTGGCTGCTGGGGCACTGT is a genomic window containing:
- the KCNA10 gene encoding potassium voltage-gated channel subfamily A member 10; its protein translation is MDVCGWKEMEVALVNFDNADEIQEEPGYATDFDPTSPKGRPGSSPFSNWRILIGDSTNHETAFSKLAGGYVDSPGPEPVVLNEGNQRVIINIAGLRFETQLRTLSQFPDTLLGDRDKRMQFFDSMRNEYFFDRNRPSFDGILYYYQSGGKIRRPANVPIDVFADEISFYELGNEAMDQFREDEGFIKDPETLLPTDDFHRQFWLLFEYPESSSAARGVAVVSVLVVVISITIFCLETLPEFREERELKVVRDPSLNASKAILAHTMFTDPFFMVESTCIVWFTFELVLRFVVCPSKTDFFRNIMNIIDIISIIPYFATLITELVQETEPSTQQNMSLAILRIIRLVRVFRIFKLSRHSKGLQILGQTLKASMRELGLLIFFLFIGVILFSSAVYFAEVDEPESHFSSIPDGFWWAVVTMTTVGYGDMCPTTPGGKIVGTLCAIAGVLTIALPVPVIVSNFNYFYHRETENEEKQNIPGEIDKILNSAGSRMGSTDSLSKTNGGCSTERSRK